The Arthrobacter russicus genome has a segment encoding these proteins:
- a CDS encoding GntP family permease produces the protein MSAGSIQLLLIALGGVVVLVLLIVSKLKLHPLLALMGVSILVGMAAGMDLGKIADAIEKGAGETLGNVGIVIALGAILGKILSDSGATERLANAILDRSSARALPWAMSGAAFVIGIPMFFEVGLVMLLPLIFSVAKKLEERGGLKGSPYIWVGVPAIAALAAMHGMVPPHPGPLTAIATLRTDVGPTLLYGIVAGVPAIILAGPVYARLIAPKMRVRPDAALLAQYTSAPVGQSAGGLQRNPEKPGPGLAISLLAVLLPALLMLFRTAGEAAFPLDSAAGKITVFLGEPVIAMFVGVVFAVVVLAYGRGAGGAEVRHSMAESLKAVAGILLIIAGGGAFKQVLVDAKVGDAIVDLTQNLALPALVLGWLIAMLLSVSTGSSTVGVVGASGLLAPLALADPSLNLPLLVIAIGSGSLFFAYANHASFWLVKESFGMSMGEATKAFSVTQSIVSLVGLGMALLLNLLPAWGG, from the coding sequence GTGTCGGCTGGCAGCATCCAATTGCTTCTCATTGCGCTCGGCGGAGTCGTCGTCCTCGTGCTGCTGATCGTCAGCAAGCTCAAATTGCATCCTTTGCTCGCCCTGATGGGGGTCTCGATCCTGGTCGGCATGGCGGCGGGGATGGATCTGGGCAAAATCGCCGATGCGATCGAAAAGGGTGCCGGCGAAACGCTCGGCAATGTCGGGATCGTGATTGCGCTCGGCGCGATCCTCGGCAAGATCCTCTCCGATTCGGGGGCGACTGAACGGCTGGCGAATGCGATTCTCGACCGGTCATCGGCGCGGGCGCTGCCGTGGGCGATGAGCGGTGCCGCCTTCGTCATCGGGATACCGATGTTCTTCGAAGTCGGTCTGGTGATGCTGTTGCCTTTGATTTTCAGCGTGGCCAAGAAGCTGGAGGAACGCGGCGGACTCAAGGGCTCGCCGTACATCTGGGTCGGGGTGCCGGCGATAGCCGCCTTGGCCGCGATGCACGGCATGGTGCCGCCGCATCCGGGGCCGTTGACGGCGATTGCGACACTGCGCACCGACGTCGGCCCGACCTTGCTCTACGGGATCGTCGCCGGAGTGCCGGCGATCATCTTGGCCGGCCCGGTGTACGCCCGGCTCATCGCGCCGAAGATGCGGGTCCGGCCGGATGCCGCGCTCCTGGCGCAATACACCAGCGCTCCGGTCGGCCAGAGCGCCGGGGGGCTGCAGCGCAATCCGGAAAAGCCCGGCCCGGGCCTGGCGATTTCCCTGCTGGCGGTCCTGCTGCCCGCCCTGTTGATGCTTTTCCGGACCGCCGGCGAGGCCGCATTCCCGCTCGACTCGGCCGCCGGGAAGATCACGGTTTTCCTCGGCGAACCGGTGATCGCGATGTTCGTCGGGGTGGTTTTCGCAGTCGTGGTGCTGGCGTACGGGCGGGGTGCCGGAGGCGCCGAAGTGCGGCATTCGATGGCGGAGAGCCTCAAGGCGGTGGCTGGCATCTTGTTGATCATCGCCGGTGGCGGAGCCTTCAAACAGGTCCTGGTCGATGCCAAAGTCGGCGATGCGATCGTCGATCTCACGCAGAACCTGGCCTTGCCCGCACTGGTCCTGGGCTGGTTGATCGCGATGCTGCTTTCGGTCTCCACTGGCTCCTCGACGGTGGGCGTGGTGGGCGCTTCGGGGCTGCTCGCGCCGCTGGCGCTGGCCGATCCGAGTTTGAACCTGCCGTTGCTGGTGATTGCGATCGGTTCGGGCTCGTTGTTCTTCGCCTATGCGAATCACGCCTCGTTCTGGTTGGTCAAAGAATCGTTCGGGATGAGCATGGGGGAGGCGACGAAGGCCTTTTCGGTGACCCAGTCGATCGTGTCCTTGGTCGGACTGGGCATGGCCCTGTTGCTGAACCTGCTGCCGGCCTGGGGCGGCTGA
- the fusA gene encoding elongation factor G, with translation MAQDVLTDLNKVRNIGIMAHIDAGKTTTTERILFYTGVNHKIGETHDGASTTDWMEQEKERGITITSAAVTSFWNGNQINIIDTPGHVDFTVEVERSLRVLDGAVAVFDGKEGVEPQSETVWRQADKYNVPRICFVNKMDKLGADFYFTVDTIINRLGAKPLVIQLPIGAENDFVGVVDLLEMRALVWPGDAKGDVTMGAKYEVQEIPADLVEKAKEYRAALVETVAEASEELMEKYLEGEELTLAELKAGIRKMTIASEIYPVLCGSAFKNRGVQPMLDAVVDFLPSPLDVPPMIGHDPRNEETEMTRKPSVEEPFSALAFKVATHPFFGQLVFIRVYSGQIASGTQVVNSTKGKKERIGKLFQMHANKENPVEEALAGHIYAAIGLKDTTTGDTLADIGEPIVLESMSFPEPVISVAIEPKTKGDQEKLSTAIQKLSAEDPTFQVNLDEDTGQTIIAGMGELHLDILVDRMRREFRVEANVGKPQVAYRETIRRKVEKHDYTHKKQTGGSGQFAKIQIAIEPFTSEDGVLYEFENKVTGGRVPREYIPSVDQGIQSALTDGVLAGYPVVGIKATLLDGAYHDVDSSEMAFKIAGRMAFKEAARKADPVLLEPLMEVEVRTPEEYMGDVIGDLNSRRGQMQSMEDASGVKVIRALVPLSGMFGYIGDLRSKTQGRAVYSMQFDSYAEVPKAVADEIIQKARGE, from the coding sequence GTGGCACAGGACGTGCTTACCGACCTCAACAAGGTCCGGAATATCGGCATCATGGCGCACATCGATGCCGGTAAGACCACTACTACCGAGCGCATCCTGTTCTACACGGGTGTGAACCACAAGATCGGCGAAACCCACGACGGTGCTTCGACGACCGACTGGATGGAGCAGGAGAAGGAACGCGGCATCACCATCACCTCCGCCGCGGTGACTTCGTTCTGGAACGGTAACCAGATCAACATCATCGACACCCCGGGGCACGTGGACTTCACCGTCGAGGTGGAGCGTTCGCTCCGCGTGCTCGACGGCGCCGTCGCCGTGTTCGACGGCAAAGAGGGGGTGGAGCCGCAGTCCGAGACGGTCTGGCGCCAAGCCGACAAGTACAACGTGCCGCGGATCTGCTTCGTCAACAAGATGGACAAGCTGGGTGCTGATTTCTACTTCACGGTAGACACCATCATCAACCGCCTCGGTGCCAAGCCGCTGGTCATCCAGCTGCCGATCGGTGCTGAGAACGACTTCGTCGGCGTTGTCGACCTGCTCGAAATGCGCGCGTTGGTCTGGCCCGGCGATGCCAAGGGCGATGTGACCATGGGTGCCAAGTACGAAGTCCAGGAGATCCCGGCCGATCTGGTCGAGAAAGCCAAGGAATACCGTGCCGCACTCGTGGAGACGGTTGCCGAAGCTTCCGAAGAGCTCATGGAGAAGTACCTCGAGGGTGAAGAACTGACCCTGGCGGAACTCAAGGCCGGCATCCGCAAGATGACCATCGCCTCCGAGATCTACCCGGTGCTCTGCGGCTCCGCATTCAAGAACCGCGGGGTGCAGCCGATGCTGGACGCCGTCGTCGACTTCTTGCCGTCGCCGCTGGACGTGCCGCCGATGATCGGCCACGATCCGCGTAACGAAGAGACCGAAATGACTCGCAAGCCGAGCGTCGAGGAGCCGTTCTCGGCCCTGGCGTTCAAGGTCGCCACGCACCCGTTCTTCGGCCAATTGGTGTTCATCCGGGTTTACTCCGGACAGATCGCCTCCGGCACCCAGGTGGTCAACTCGACCAAGGGCAAGAAGGAGCGCATCGGCAAGCTGTTCCAGATGCACGCCAACAAGGAGAACCCGGTCGAGGAAGCCCTCGCCGGTCACATCTACGCGGCGATCGGCCTGAAGGACACCACCACCGGTGACACCCTGGCCGACATCGGAGAGCCGATCGTGCTCGAATCGATGAGCTTCCCGGAGCCCGTCATCTCGGTGGCGATCGAGCCGAAGACCAAGGGGGACCAGGAGAAGCTCTCCACGGCCATCCAGAAGCTCTCGGCCGAGGACCCGACCTTCCAGGTCAACCTCGACGAAGACACCGGCCAGACCATCATCGCCGGCATGGGCGAGCTCCACCTGGACATCCTGGTGGACCGCATGCGCCGCGAATTCCGGGTCGAAGCCAACGTCGGCAAGCCGCAGGTCGCTTACCGTGAAACCATCCGCCGCAAGGTGGAGAAGCACGATTACACGCACAAGAAGCAGACCGGTGGATCCGGCCAGTTCGCAAAGATCCAGATTGCGATCGAGCCCTTCACCTCGGAAGACGGCGTCTTGTACGAGTTCGAAAACAAGGTCACCGGTGGTCGTGTTCCGCGCGAATACATCCCCAGCGTTGATCAGGGCATCCAAAGCGCGCTCACCGATGGTGTGCTCGCCGGTTACCCGGTTGTCGGCATCAAGGCGACGCTGCTCGACGGCGCTTACCATGACGTTGACTCCTCCGAAATGGCCTTCAAGATCGCCGGTCGCATGGCGTTCAAGGAAGCTGCTCGGAAGGCTGATCCGGTTCTGCTCGAACCGCTGATGGAAGTTGAAGTCCGCACGCCCGAGGAATACATGGGCGATGTCATCGGCGACTTGAACTCCCGTCGTGGCCAGATGCAGTCCATGGAAGATGCAAGTGGCGTCAAGGTCATTCGGGCCTTGGTCCCGCTGTCCGGAATGTTCGGTTACATCGGTGATCTGCGGTCCAAGACCCAGGGTCGTGCCGTGTACTCGATGCAGTTCGACAGCTACGCCGAGGTCCCGAAGGCTGTTGCCGACGAGATCATCCAGAAAGCCCGTGGCGAGTAG
- the rpsG gene encoding 30S ribosomal protein S7 — protein sequence MPRKGPAPKRPLVVDPVYGSPLVTQLINKILVDGKKSTAERIVYGALEGAREKSGGDPVAALKKAMDNIKPSLEVKSRRVGGATYQVPVEVKPGRATALALRWLVGYSKARREKTMTERLRNEILDASNGLGAAVKRREDTHKMAEANRAFAHYRW from the coding sequence ATGCCTCGCAAGGGTCCGGCCCCCAAGCGGCCGCTCGTCGTCGATCCGGTTTACGGATCCCCGCTGGTCACCCAGCTGATCAACAAAATCCTGGTGGACGGCAAGAAGTCCACTGCTGAGCGCATCGTTTACGGTGCCCTCGAAGGTGCCCGTGAGAAGAGCGGCGGCGATCCCGTTGCTGCTCTGAAGAAGGCCATGGACAACATCAAGCCCAGCCTCGAGGTCAAGTCCCGCCGCGTCGGCGGCGCCACCTACCAGGTTCCGGTTGAGGTCAAGCCCGGCCGCGCAACTGCTCTGGCATTGCGTTGGTTGGTGGGTTACTCCAAGGCCCGCCGGGAGAAGACCATGACCGAGCGTCTGCGCAACGAGATCCTGGATGCGTCCAATGGTCTCGGTGCCGCGGTCAAACGCCGCGAAGACACGCACAAGATGGCTGAAGCCAACCGCGCGTTCGCTCACTACCGCTGGTAG
- the rpsL gene encoding 30S ribosomal protein S12: MPTINQLVRKGRSPKVAKTKAPALKNNPMRRGVCTRVYTTTPKKPNSALRKVARVRLAGGIEVTAYIPGVGHNLQEHSIVLVRGGRVKDLPGVRYKIVRGSLDTQGVKNRKQARSKYGAKMEKK; this comes from the coding sequence GTGCCTACGATCAATCAGCTGGTCCGCAAGGGCCGCTCACCTAAGGTCGCCAAGACCAAGGCTCCCGCGCTGAAGAACAACCCGATGCGCCGCGGCGTCTGCACCCGCGTCTACACGACGACCCCGAAGAAGCCGAACTCGGCGCTGCGCAAGGTCGCCCGTGTGCGTCTTGCCGGCGGCATCGAAGTGACCGCCTACATCCCCGGCGTCGGACACAATCTGCAGGAACACTCCATCGTGCTGGTGCGCGGTGGCCGGGTTAAGGATCTGCCCGGCGTTCGCTACAAGATCGTCCGTGGCTCGCTCGACACCCAGGGCGTGAAGAACCGCAAGCAGGCTCGCAGCAAGTACGGCGCGAAGATGGAGAAGAAGTAA